A genomic window from Deltaproteobacteria bacterium includes:
- a CDS encoding Ku protein gives MAHAVGSGTISFGLVSIPVKLYTGASSESVSFNLLHAKCGSRIKQQRLCPVCNEVVENVGLVKGYEFAKGQYVRVADEELKALEGEASQAIEISEFVPLATVDPIYFEKTYYLGADKGGEKAYRLLGDAMNKAGKVALAKFVMRGKENLVLVRAAQKGLMLHTMYFADEVRGFDEIAKGETAKVNDAEIDLAIRLISELSKPEFKPEEFEDEYRQRVLDLIDTKVAGKEITITEPQAQRAQVIDLMAALKESLEKSAAAEKKPAVRAEAAEPEKAKKKSQSAKK, from the coding sequence ATGGCGCATGCTGTGGGTTCGGGTACGATTTCGTTTGGGCTGGTTTCGATCCCCGTGAAACTTTATACCGGCGCGTCTTCGGAGTCGGTGAGCTTCAACTTGTTACATGCCAAGTGTGGCAGCCGCATCAAGCAACAGCGCCTCTGCCCGGTGTGCAACGAAGTTGTGGAGAATGTTGGGCTCGTCAAAGGTTATGAGTTCGCCAAGGGCCAATACGTCCGCGTCGCCGATGAAGAGTTAAAAGCGCTGGAAGGCGAGGCGTCGCAGGCGATCGAGATTTCCGAGTTTGTGCCGCTGGCGACGGTGGACCCGATCTATTTCGAAAAAACTTATTATCTCGGTGCCGACAAGGGCGGCGAGAAAGCTTATCGGCTGCTTGGCGACGCCATGAACAAAGCCGGCAAAGTGGCGCTCGCCAAGTTCGTCATGCGTGGCAAGGAGAATCTTGTGCTCGTGCGCGCGGCGCAGAAAGGCTTGATGCTGCACACCATGTATTTTGCCGACGAAGTCCGCGGCTTCGACGAGATCGCCAAAGGCGAGACCGCCAAGGTGAACGACGCGGAGATCGATCTCGCCATTCGATTGATTTCGGAATTGTCCAAACCAGAATTCAAGCCAGAGGAGTTCGAAGACGAATACCGCCAGCGAGTTTTGGATCTGATCGACACCAAAGTCGCCGGCAAGGAAATCACCATCACTGAGCCGCAGGCGCAGCGCGCGCAGGTCATCGACCTCATGGCCGCCCTCAAGGAGAGCCTGGAGAAGAGTGCCGCCGCGGAAAAGAAACCGGCAGTGCGCGCCGAAGCCGCCGAACCTGAAAAGGCCAAGAAAAAATCTCAGTCCGCCAAGAAATGA
- a CDS encoding tetratricopeptide repeat protein has protein sequence MKLFSTAEVAKILDLPKSRVHSFVRAGFIAPSRDRQRQLQFTFQDLLILKTTKGLLNTRLSPKIILRMLASLKRQLPDDQHLSRIKIYADGKRIVARDGKARWRPESGQFVFDFDAQTLARQVKLSRPAPKERKPDVRAVDWFNRAVELESSSCKEAQHAYHRALEIDPKMADAHLNLGRLYHGAKDWDKAQAHYEAAARHALDDPAPLFNLGVLAQDRERLEEALRAYRQAIARDPLFADAHYNLGLLLEALGKKAEAISHLHTARKIYLKR, from the coding sequence ATGAAACTTTTCTCCACCGCCGAGGTGGCGAAAATTTTAGACCTGCCCAAGAGCCGCGTGCACTCCTTCGTGCGTGCCGGCTTCATCGCGCCCTCGCGCGATCGGCAAAGACAGCTTCAATTTACTTTCCAAGATTTGTTGATCCTCAAAACCACCAAGGGTCTGCTCAACACCCGCTTGTCGCCCAAAATCATTCTGCGCATGCTCGCCTCGCTCAAGCGCCAACTGCCCGACGACCAGCATCTTTCCCGCATCAAGATCTATGCCGACGGCAAGCGTATCGTTGCACGCGACGGCAAGGCGCGCTGGCGGCCGGAGTCCGGCCAGTTTGTTTTTGATTTCGACGCCCAAACTTTGGCGCGGCAGGTGAAGTTGTCGCGCCCGGCACCCAAAGAGAGAAAGCCCGACGTGCGCGCCGTTGACTGGTTCAACCGCGCCGTGGAGCTGGAGTCCTCGTCTTGCAAAGAGGCGCAGCACGCCTACCACCGAGCTTTGGAGATCGACCCTAAAATGGCCGATGCGCACTTGAATCTAGGCCGGCTCTACCACGGCGCCAAGGATTGGGACAAGGCCCAGGCCCATTACGAGGCGGCGGCGCGCCACGCGTTGGACGATCCCGCGCCATTGTTCAATCTCGGTGTCTTGGCGCAGGATCGCGAGCGGCTGGAGGAGGCGCTGCGCGCCTATCGCCAGGCGATCGCGCGCGACCCGCTCTTTGCCGACGCGCATTACAATCTGGGCCTGCTGCTGGAGGCTCTCGGCAAAAAGGCCGAAGCGATCTCGCATTTGCACACGGCGCGGAAGATCTACCTGAAACGATAG